The Castellaniella sp. genome includes a window with the following:
- a CDS encoding glycosyltransferase, translated as MVGGLIVMSERWHGRFTGDTDMHKPQAMHKRAAPRVGGLAVVAGSLAGLLVLGPHNMTLTWLWPALFVAALPVFVAGLLEDITKDIGSGKRLLAAFVSAGIAWWVLGGVSRVGLPWADALLSNWPIISLVFTMVAVGGCTHALNIIDGMNGLAGMIATLMAVSLALVALQVQDIPIFLIATALASATMGFLVWNFPFGRVFLGDGGAYFLGFMLAELAVQLVVRNPGVSPFYALAVLFYPVFETLFSIWRRKFKRGVPVDQPDALHLHQLVFRRLVRITFSRDRRHAVPALCNAMTSPYLWVLALIGLVPATIWWDNAWYLCFSMAVFAGVYIWLYIRLVTWRRPRWLLLPTLGRRDRHD; from the coding sequence ATGGTGGGCGGTTTGATTGTCATGTCCGAGCGCTGGCATGGTCGCTTCACGGGCGATACCGACATGCACAAGCCCCAGGCCATGCATAAACGCGCGGCCCCCCGAGTCGGCGGATTGGCCGTGGTGGCCGGCAGTTTGGCTGGGCTGCTGGTGCTGGGGCCCCATAATATGACTCTCACTTGGCTATGGCCTGCCTTGTTTGTCGCGGCCTTGCCCGTATTCGTGGCGGGTCTGCTCGAAGACATCACCAAGGACATCGGTTCAGGCAAACGCCTGTTGGCGGCGTTTGTATCGGCGGGTATTGCCTGGTGGGTGTTGGGCGGGGTATCGCGCGTGGGTCTGCCCTGGGCTGATGCCTTATTGTCGAACTGGCCGATTATTTCCTTGGTGTTCACGATGGTGGCGGTGGGGGGCTGTACCCACGCGCTGAATATCATCGATGGCATGAATGGCCTGGCGGGCATGATTGCGACGCTGATGGCGGTCTCTTTGGCCTTGGTGGCCCTGCAGGTGCAGGACATCCCCATTTTTCTGATCGCCACGGCGCTGGCCTCAGCCACGATGGGCTTTTTGGTCTGGAACTTTCCCTTTGGGCGCGTGTTTCTGGGCGATGGCGGGGCCTATTTCCTGGGCTTCATGCTGGCCGAGCTGGCTGTGCAACTGGTGGTGCGCAATCCGGGGGTGTCGCCGTTCTATGCGCTGGCCGTGCTGTTCTATCCGGTATTCGAGACCCTGTTTTCCATCTGGCGGCGCAAATTCAAGCGCGGCGTGCCGGTCGATCAACCTGATGCCCTGCATCTGCACCAACTGGTCTTTCGGCGTCTGGTGCGGATCACTTTCAGCCGTGACCGCCGCCATGCCGTACCGGCTTTATGTAATGCCATGACATCCCCCTATCTGTGGGTGCTGGCCTTGATTGGCCTGGTGCCAGCCACCATCTGGTGGGATAACGCCTGGTATCTGTGCTTCAGCATGGCGGTGTTCGCCGGGGTCTACATCTGGCTCTATATCCGCCTGGTGACCTGGCGCCGGCCACGTTGGCTGTTGCTGCCCACCCTGGGCCGTCGGGACCGGCACGATTAA
- a CDS encoding glycosyltransferase family 4 protein, translating to MRARSDLVIVIHSLRGGGAERVAVDMAAYWQARGCRVCLVTQTDASQDAYPMPDGVERRALGLAGDSRGPLAALWGNLRRFLALRHLLRRRRPAVVLGMMTRGSVLSVLASRGLSCRVVVTEHTHPPIQNLPSSWQRLRRWAYPRAHAVIALTKGSAQWLDAQVPGVQAQVIPNAVHWPPANEEPRLDAARPPGRLRLLAVGRLHPVKGFDCLLQAFAQLASFCPDWDLTILGEGPERAALEAQRDALGLQDRVSFPGRVGNMGDWYAAADLYVLSSRAEGLSNTLLEAMASGLPCVAFDCDTGPREIIRDGIDGVLVRPVQDPEALAGHLVALMMDPALRARYADRALDVRDRFSTARIMALWQQIFQGQGLA from the coding sequence ATGCGTGCACGGTCTGATCTGGTGATTGTGATTCACTCCTTGCGCGGCGGCGGTGCCGAGCGCGTTGCCGTGGATATGGCAGCCTACTGGCAGGCACGGGGTTGTCGGGTCTGTCTGGTGACTCAGACTGATGCCAGCCAGGATGCGTACCCCATGCCCGATGGGGTCGAGCGCCGGGCTTTGGGCTTGGCGGGCGATAGTCGAGGGCCGTTGGCAGCCTTGTGGGGGAACTTGCGCCGTTTTCTGGCCTTGCGGCATCTGCTGCGGCGCCGGCGCCCGGCCGTGGTGCTGGGCATGATGACGCGTGGCTCGGTGCTCTCGGTGTTGGCCTCCCGAGGCCTGTCCTGCCGGGTGGTGGTCACCGAGCATACGCATCCTCCCATTCAAAATCTGCCGTCATCCTGGCAGCGCTTGCGCCGCTGGGCCTACCCGCGCGCGCATGCCGTGATTGCCTTGACCAAGGGGTCGGCGCAGTGGCTGGATGCTCAGGTGCCCGGTGTGCAGGCCCAGGTCATCCCCAATGCCGTGCATTGGCCACCGGCCAATGAAGAACCCCGTCTGGATGCCGCGCGTCCGCCCGGTCGCCTGCGCTTGTTGGCGGTAGGCCGCCTGCATCCCGTCAAGGGCTTCGATTGCCTGCTGCAGGCCTTTGCCCAACTGGCGTCTTTTTGTCCCGATTGGGATTTGACCATTCTCGGCGAGGGGCCAGAACGGGCCGCGCTGGAGGCTCAGCGCGATGCCCTGGGGCTGCAGGATCGGGTCAGTTTTCCGGGGCGGGTCGGCAATATGGGCGATTGGTACGCGGCGGCGGATCTCTATGTGCTCAGCTCCCGGGCCGAGGGTCTATCCAATACACTGCTGGAAGCCATGGCCAGCGGCCTGCCTTGCGTGGCTTTCGATTGCGATACCGGGCCGCGTGAAATCATCCGCGATGGGATTGATGGCGTGCTGGTGCGTCCGGTACAAGATCCCGAGGCCCTGGCTGGGCATTTGGTGGCATTGATGATGGACCCCGCCCTGCGCGCGCGCTATGCCGATCGTGCGCTGGACGTGCGGGACCGCTTCAGCACCGCGCGTATTATGGCGCTATGGCAACAAATCTTCCAAGGACAAGGGTTGGCCTGA
- a CDS encoding SCO family protein has product MRWVFALVLSLAAGIGVLYGLTDGFTVLTAEAARRQMIAAQPRALLPAQVLDAVGGGQSLAENLHDDGRVAIVNFFYSRCNALCLAQGSLTEQLQQAIETEGLQDRIRLISLSFDARDDADDLARYGVRMGADPSVWQFLTLADADQRKGLLDQFGIVVVPAPLGEFEHNAAFHIVTPDGRLVRILDLDEPGLALQAARTLAPQDGVARGQP; this is encoded by the coding sequence ATGCGGTGGGTGTTTGCGTTGGTGCTGTCTCTGGCAGCGGGTATTGGGGTTCTCTATGGCTTGACGGACGGGTTTACCGTCCTGACAGCCGAGGCCGCCCGTCGCCAGATGATTGCGGCGCAACCTCGGGCCTTGCTGCCCGCCCAGGTGCTGGATGCCGTTGGGGGGGGGCAATCCCTTGCAGAAAATTTACACGACGATGGCCGAGTGGCCATCGTCAATTTTTTTTATTCACGCTGCAATGCCCTGTGTCTGGCGCAAGGGTCGTTGACCGAGCAACTCCAACAGGCCATCGAAACCGAGGGGCTGCAGGATCGCATCCGGCTGATCAGCCTTAGTTTTGATGCGCGTGATGATGCCGACGATCTGGCGCGTTATGGCGTGCGCATGGGGGCTGATCCGTCTGTCTGGCAGTTTCTGACGCTGGCTGATGCAGACCAGCGCAAAGGCCTGCTGGATCAGTTCGGTATTGTGGTGGTGCCTGCGCCATTGGGCGAATTCGAGCATAACGCAGCCTTTCATATCGTGACGCCTGATGGGCGCTTGGTGCGTATTCTTGATCTGGACGAGCCAGGGTTGGCCCTGCAGGCCGCTCGCACCTTGGCGCCACAGGACGGTGTCGCACGAGGGCAGCCATGA
- the coq7 gene encoding 2-polyprenyl-3-methyl-6-methoxy-1,4-benzoquinone monooxygenase, with amino-acid sequence MDNTAQSHATRWQRRQGPLDALLAEAGRALQVLDGTVAHDRAYPVGPVQADDPVLSDAESRHAAGLMRVNHVGEICAQALYRGQALLCRDERIRGVLLQAAAEEVDHLAWCRRRLDELHDRPSLLNPLWYAGSFGLGLLASRAGIPYNLGFMAETERQVEEHLDGHLTTLPDQDRRSRQVVTQMRDDEIGHRTTAENHGAAPLPTLVRGAMRLMSRIMTTTAYRI; translated from the coding sequence ATGGATAACACGGCCCAGTCCCATGCGACGCGTTGGCAACGCCGCCAGGGGCCATTGGATGCTTTGCTGGCCGAGGCCGGACGCGCTTTGCAGGTGCTTGATGGCACTGTGGCACATGATCGCGCCTATCCTGTCGGTCCGGTCCAGGCGGATGATCCGGTGCTGTCCGACGCCGAGTCGCGCCATGCTGCTGGCCTGATGCGGGTGAACCACGTGGGCGAGATTTGCGCTCAGGCCCTGTACCGCGGGCAGGCCTTGCTGTGCCGCGATGAACGCATCCGTGGGGTGTTGCTGCAGGCTGCCGCCGAGGAAGTCGATCATCTGGCCTGGTGCCGTCGGCGGCTGGACGAACTGCATGATCGCCCCAGCTTGCTGAATCCTTTGTGGTATGCGGGTTCGTTTGGCTTGGGGCTGCTCGCCAGCCGTGCCGGCATCCCCTATAACCTGGGCTTTATGGCCGAGACCGAGCGCCAGGTCGAGGAACATCTGGATGGCCATTTGACGACGTTGCCTGATCAGGATCGACGTTCGCGTCAGGTCGTTACACAGATGCGCGACGATGAGATCGGTCACCGCACCACAGCCGAGAATCATGGCGCAGCGCCCTTGCCGACCTTGGTGCGCGGGGCGATGCGGCTGATGTCGCGCATCATGACCACGACGGCTTATCGGATTTGA
- a CDS encoding phosphomannomutase/phosphoglucomutase (catalyzes the interconversion of alpha-D-mannose 1-phosphate to alpha-D-mannose 6-phosphate and alpha-D-glucose 1-phosphate to alpha-D-glucose 6-phosphate), with amino-acid sequence MSDALPASVFKAYDIRGTVPTQLNDFFAHRLGLALAALARQENVRSLVVGHDGRLSSPGLSTALQAGLHAGGIDTVDVGLVHTPLVYFATHLDGSGSGVAITGSHNPPDYNGFKMMMAGRTLHGADIQALHQRMNDIQPPTGIQPGQSQSRNLVDTYISRITDHIQLARPMHIAIDCGNGVGAVAASRLFQALGCTVDELYCTVDGHFPNHHPDPAEPKNLQDLIHHLQRTDCEIGLAFDGDADRLGVVTKSGQIIWPDRQLVLFARDILQRVPGASIIFDVKCSRHLSQAIRDAGGKPLMSQTGHSLIKARLADTGAPLAGEMSGHLFFKERWYGFDDGLYAGARLLEILSRSDDPGQLLEALPQGISTPELKLPMAEGEPHAFVARLQAEGQFPGALERITIDGIRAEYADGFGLARASNTTPVVVLRFEGDTPAALDRIQAEFRAAISALLPGRELPF; translated from the coding sequence GTGTCTGACGCCCTGCCTGCCTCTGTTTTCAAAGCCTATGATATCCGCGGCACCGTGCCGACGCAGTTGAATGATTTCTTTGCCCATCGACTGGGCCTGGCGCTGGCCGCGCTGGCACGCCAGGAAAACGTGCGCAGCCTGGTCGTGGGCCACGACGGGCGCCTCAGCAGTCCAGGGCTATCCACGGCCTTGCAGGCCGGCCTGCATGCCGGGGGCATCGATACCGTGGACGTCGGGTTGGTGCATACGCCGCTGGTGTATTTTGCCACTCACCTGGATGGCAGCGGGTCCGGGGTCGCCATTACAGGCAGCCATAACCCCCCGGATTACAACGGCTTCAAGATGATGATGGCGGGACGCACCCTGCACGGGGCCGATATCCAGGCCCTGCACCAGCGCATGAACGATATTCAGCCCCCCACCGGCATCCAGCCCGGACAGTCTCAGTCGCGCAACCTGGTCGATACCTACATCAGTCGCATCACCGACCACATCCAGCTGGCGCGCCCCATGCACATCGCCATCGACTGCGGCAACGGCGTGGGCGCCGTGGCCGCCAGCCGATTGTTCCAGGCCCTGGGCTGCACGGTGGACGAGCTTTATTGCACGGTGGACGGACACTTTCCCAACCACCATCCGGACCCCGCCGAACCGAAAAATCTTCAGGATCTGATCCACCACCTGCAGCGCACCGACTGTGAAATCGGCCTGGCCTTCGATGGCGACGCCGACCGCCTGGGCGTGGTCACCAAGTCCGGCCAGATCATTTGGCCCGACCGCCAACTGGTGCTGTTCGCCCGCGACATCCTGCAGCGCGTGCCGGGGGCCTCGATTATCTTTGACGTCAAATGCAGCCGCCACCTCAGCCAAGCCATCCGCGATGCCGGGGGCAAGCCCCTGATGTCCCAGACCGGGCACTCCCTGATCAAAGCCCGCCTGGCCGACACCGGCGCCCCGCTGGCCGGTGAAATGAGCGGCCACCTGTTCTTCAAGGAACGCTGGTACGGGTTCGACGACGGCCTGTACGCAGGCGCGCGCCTGCTGGAAATCCTGTCGCGCAGCGACGATCCCGGTCAGTTGCTGGAAGCCCTGCCCCAAGGGATCTCCACCCCCGAACTCAAGCTTCCCATGGCCGAAGGCGAACCCCATGCCTTTGTGGCCCGTCTGCAGGCCGAGGGCCAGTTTCCTGGCGCCCTAGAACGCATCACCATCGACGGCATCCGGGCCGAATACGCAGATGGTTTCGGCCTGGCACGGGCATCCAACACCACTCCGGTGGTGGTGCTGCGCTTCGAAGGCGATACGCCTGCCGCCCTGGACCGGATTCAGGCTGAATTCCGGGCTGCCATCAGCGCCTTGCTGCCAGGGCGCGAACTACCGTTTTAA
- the murJ gene encoding murein biosynthesis integral membrane protein MurJ: MSALKRRLAALHADHRRIALGAARVAFFLLMGKAVGAFKEMAVAYRYGISDVVDAYQFTLTLANWLPVTLVGACSVVLIPALVRSRREPSVHGRFLGELQAWALLLGVLVAGVLLLAWPLVLQVAGQGLSPEVQSMSRLLILGFAPAALCTIWTGLSAARLRAHERHINTLLDSVPALMILIWVLAAPADAGVMPLLWGTVLGYMLQAWWQRQLAQRADGVPTRLRLSRRAPPWSSLAAAAGIMLVGQLAMSFVGPIDQYTAAELGNNANATLGYAARLLSLLIGLGAASVGRAALPVLADIQGRGDAAHARSMALKWSAAMLGAGAVAVLLGWWLAPWGVALLFERGAFTAQDTLAVAQALRWGLLQLPFFFGVLILVQLLASQNRYGWMAAIAVGNFLVKAVLNTVLAPQMGVAGIMLATSVMYAMSYLGYLFLALRMPSATPAAGGGT; encoded by the coding sequence ATCTCTGCCTTGAAGCGCCGCTTGGCGGCGCTGCACGCGGATCATAGACGCATCGCACTGGGGGCGGCGCGGGTCGCCTTTTTCTTGCTGATGGGCAAGGCCGTCGGGGCCTTCAAGGAAATGGCGGTGGCCTACCGCTACGGCATCAGCGATGTGGTGGATGCTTATCAATTCACCTTGACGCTGGCCAATTGGTTGCCGGTGACCTTGGTCGGGGCCTGTTCGGTGGTGCTGATTCCCGCCTTGGTGCGCAGCCGTCGCGAACCCAGCGTGCATGGCCGTTTTTTGGGCGAGCTACAGGCCTGGGCGCTGTTGCTGGGCGTGCTGGTGGCCGGGGTGCTGCTGCTGGCTTGGCCGTTGGTGCTGCAGGTGGCGGGGCAGGGCCTGTCCCCCGAGGTCCAGTCCATGAGTCGCCTGCTGATTCTGGGCTTTGCGCCTGCCGCTTTGTGCACGATCTGGACGGGGCTAAGCGCTGCGCGTCTGCGGGCGCATGAGCGCCACATCAATACCCTGCTGGATAGCGTGCCGGCGTTGATGATTCTGATTTGGGTGCTGGCGGCGCCTGCGGATGCTGGCGTCATGCCGCTGCTGTGGGGCACGGTGCTGGGCTATATGCTGCAAGCCTGGTGGCAACGGCAGTTGGCGCAGCGTGCCGATGGCGTGCCCACGCGTTTGCGCCTGAGCCGTCGGGCGCCACCCTGGTCCAGCCTTGCGGCCGCTGCGGGCATCATGTTGGTGGGGCAGTTGGCCATGAGCTTTGTCGGCCCGATTGACCAATATACCGCTGCCGAGTTGGGCAATAACGCCAATGCCACGCTGGGTTATGCTGCGCGGCTGCTCTCGCTGCTGATCGGCTTGGGGGCGGCTTCGGTGGGGCGGGCAGCCTTGCCCGTCCTGGCTGATATCCAGGGTCGGGGCGATGCCGCGCATGCCCGTTCCATGGCCCTGAAATGGTCGGCTGCCATGTTGGGCGCAGGCGCAGTCGCTGTGCTGCTGGGTTGGTGGTTGGCCCCCTGGGGAGTGGCGCTGCTGTTCGAGCGCGGCGCCTTTACCGCCCAGGACACCCTGGCCGTGGCGCAGGCGCTGCGCTGGGGGTTGTTGCAGTTGCCGTTCTTTTTTGGGGTGTTGATCCTGGTGCAGTTGCTGGCCAGCCAGAACCGCTACGGTTGGATGGCGGCGATTGCCGTGGGTAATTTTCTGGTCAAGGCGGTGCTGAATACAGTGTTGGCACCGCAGATGGGGGTGGCGGGCATTATGCTGGCAACCAGTGTCATGTATGCAATGTCGTACCTGGGTTATTTATTTCTGGCCTTGCGCATGCCGTCGGCCACGCCTGCAGCGGGGGGTGGCACATAA
- a CDS encoding cytochrome c gives MSKKFTQQRREHAEPYEGSHPIPLVVLGIIAALLLWAVWHLYASYTPMPADVGDDRIAADFMVPVSADGGQLYTANCVACHQANGSGVPGVFPPLSKSEWVDAADAGVMVRIVLHGIHGPLTVEGVQYNGEMPHFQDKFSDEEVAAIVSHVRTSFGNSASTIDAKFAAQVREETKSQTTPWKGDEDLRPLLDKK, from the coding sequence ATGAGTAAGAAATTTACCCAACAGCGCCGCGAACATGCGGAGCCCTACGAAGGCAGCCATCCAATTCCCCTGGTCGTGCTGGGCATTATTGCTGCTTTGCTGTTGTGGGCGGTCTGGCATTTGTATGCCAGCTATACCCCCATGCCGGCCGATGTAGGCGATGACCGGATTGCCGCCGACTTCATGGTGCCGGTCAGTGCCGACGGTGGGCAGCTCTACACGGCCAACTGCGTGGCCTGTCACCAGGCCAACGGCAGCGGGGTGCCTGGCGTCTTCCCGCCCTTGTCCAAATCCGAATGGGTGGATGCGGCAGACGCAGGGGTCATGGTGCGGATCGTGCTGCATGGCATCCATGGCCCGCTGACCGTCGAAGGCGTTCAATATAACGGCGAGATGCCGCACTTCCAGGATAAGTTCTCCGACGAGGAAGTCGCTGCCATTGTCAGCCATGTCCGCACCAGCTTTGGTAATTCCGCCTCCACCATCGACGCGAAGTTTGCGGCACAGGTGCGCGAGGAAACCAAGTCTCAGACCACGCCCTGGAAGGGTGACGAGGATTTGCGCCCGCTGCTCGACAAAAAATAA
- a CDS encoding NAD-dependent epimerase/dehydratase family protein, with the protein MTRYEALRIQLQTQPRTWLVTGCAGFIGSNLLESLLGLDQAVVGLDNFSTGYQHNLDEVQSRVSPQQWARFRFIQGDIRDLDTCRQAVTGVQHVLHQAALGSVPRSLADPITTNAVNVAGQLNMLVAARDAGVQSFVYAASSSTYGDHPGLPKVEDRIGKPLSPYAVTKYVNELYADVFARAYDFQTVGLRYFNVFGQRQDPDGAYAAVIPKWVAAMILDQDVVINGDGETSRDFCYIDNVVQANLLASVAGAEGRNQVYNVAFNARTSLNQLFDLLRDTLGRNQIAYARAPRHGDFRAGDVRHSQADVSKAGALLGYAPQFNIQQGLDIAMPWYIQFLR; encoded by the coding sequence ATGACACGCTACGAAGCACTGCGCATCCAATTGCAGACCCAACCCCGTACCTGGCTGGTGACTGGCTGCGCCGGTTTCATTGGTTCAAATTTGCTGGAAAGCCTGTTGGGGCTGGATCAGGCCGTTGTTGGGCTGGATAATTTTTCTACGGGCTATCAGCATAATCTGGACGAGGTCCAGTCTCGCGTCAGTCCGCAGCAATGGGCGCGGTTTCGTTTCATCCAGGGCGATATCCGCGATCTGGACACCTGCCGTCAGGCAGTCACCGGGGTGCAGCACGTCTTGCATCAGGCGGCCCTCGGTTCGGTGCCCCGGTCCCTGGCCGACCCCATCACCACCAATGCCGTCAATGTCGCCGGCCAGCTGAATATGTTGGTGGCGGCGCGGGATGCCGGGGTGCAGTCCTTTGTGTATGCGGCGTCCAGCTCTACGTACGGCGACCATCCCGGCCTGCCCAAGGTCGAAGACCGTATCGGTAAACCCCTGTCGCCCTACGCGGTCACCAAATACGTCAATGAACTCTACGCTGACGTGTTTGCCCGCGCCTATGATTTCCAGACAGTCGGTTTGCGCTATTTCAATGTCTTTGGTCAGCGCCAGGACCCCGATGGGGCCTATGCTGCCGTGATCCCGAAGTGGGTGGCGGCAATGATTCTCGACCAGGATGTCGTGATCAACGGCGACGGCGAAACCAGCCGGGATTTTTGTTATATCGACAATGTCGTGCAGGCCAATCTGCTGGCGTCGGTGGCGGGTGCGGAAGGCCGCAATCAGGTCTATAACGTGGCTTTCAACGCCCGTACCAGCCTGAATCAGCTTTTTGATCTCTTGCGCGATACGCTGGGGCGCAATCAGATTGCCTATGCGCGCGCCCCCCGTCATGGCGATTTCCGGGCGGGCGACGTGCGCCATTCGCAGGCTGACGTCAGTAAGGCGGGTGCTTTGCTGGGGTATGCACCGCAGTTCAATATCCAACAAGGGTTGGATATTGCCATGCCTTGGTATATCCAGTTTCTGCGTTGA
- the tviB gene encoding Vi polysaccharide biosynthesis UDP-N-acetylglucosamine C-6 dehydrogenase TviB, which produces MNIQDVRLAVIGLGYVGLPLAVEFGKQRDVLGFDINARRIEELRAGRDHTLEVSGPELAQAAYLRYASDMAELASANVFIVTVPTPIDRFKQPDLSPLVRASETIGRVLKRGDIVIYESTVYPGATEEVCVPVLEETSGLRFNEDFYAGYSPERINPGDKQHRVATIRKVTSGSTPEVAELIDTLYRQVITAGTHKASSIKVAEAAKVIENTQRDVNIALINELALIFNRLGIDTLDVLQAAGTKWNFLPFRPGLVGGHCIGVDPYYLTHKAQSIGYHPEIILAGRRLNDSMGGYVVSQLVKTMTKRRIQVQGSHVLVMGLTFKENCPDLRNTRVVDIVRELGEYSIAVDVYDPWVEPAEALHEYGITPVSEPSLGAYDGIIIAVAHEQFAAMGAAALRALGKPDHVLYDLKYVLDADQSDLRL; this is translated from the coding sequence ATGAACATTCAGGACGTCCGTCTGGCCGTGATCGGCCTGGGCTATGTAGGCCTGCCGCTGGCCGTCGAATTCGGCAAGCAGCGTGATGTACTGGGGTTTGACATCAATGCGCGCCGCATCGAAGAACTGCGCGCCGGCCGGGACCATACCCTGGAGGTCTCCGGCCCCGAACTTGCCCAGGCAGCCTATCTGCGCTACGCCAGCGATATGGCCGAACTCGCGTCGGCCAATGTCTTTATCGTCACGGTGCCTACGCCCATCGACCGCTTCAAGCAGCCCGACCTGTCACCCTTGGTGCGGGCCAGCGAGACCATCGGCCGCGTGCTGAAACGCGGCGACATCGTGATCTATGAATCCACGGTATACCCAGGGGCCACCGAAGAAGTCTGCGTGCCTGTGCTGGAAGAAACCTCCGGCCTGCGCTTCAACGAAGACTTCTACGCGGGCTACAGCCCAGAGCGCATCAACCCGGGCGACAAGCAACATCGGGTGGCCACTATCCGCAAAGTCACCTCTGGCTCTACCCCCGAGGTCGCCGAGCTGATCGACACCCTGTATCGCCAGGTCATCACAGCAGGCACCCACAAGGCTTCCTCCATCAAGGTCGCCGAAGCCGCCAAGGTCATTGAAAATACGCAGCGCGATGTCAATATCGCCCTGATCAACGAGCTTGCCCTGATCTTCAATCGCCTGGGCATCGATACCCTGGATGTGCTGCAGGCAGCGGGCACAAAATGGAATTTTCTGCCGTTTCGCCCAGGCCTGGTGGGCGGGCACTGCATCGGGGTCGATCCCTACTACCTGACCCACAAGGCCCAGTCCATCGGCTATCACCCGGAAATCATCCTGGCAGGCCGCCGTCTGAATGACTCCATGGGGGGCTATGTGGTGTCGCAACTGGTCAAGACCATGACCAAGCGCCGCATTCAGGTGCAAGGTTCGCATGTCTTGGTGATGGGCCTGACATTCAAGGAAAACTGCCCAGATCTGCGCAATACCCGGGTGGTGGATATCGTCCGCGAATTGGGCGAATACAGCATTGCCGTGGATGTGTACGACCCCTGGGTGGAGCCCGCCGAGGCCCTGCACGAATACGGCATCACGCCCGTCTCCGAGCCGTCGCTTGGTGCTTATGATGGCATCATTATTGCCGTGGCCCACGAACAATTTGCCGCCATGGGGGCTGCTGCCTTGCGCGCGCTGGGCAAACCCGATCACGTCCTGTATGACCTGAAATATGTGCTGGATGCAGACCAATCCGACCTACGTTTGTAA
- a CDS encoding glycosyltransferase family 4 protein — MDAAPRRVLFFITNPAFLVSHRLPVALAARDAGYEVHVASMGGPAVAQLESLGLTHHVLPMSRTSMRPWTEARSLWAVWRLFRRVRPDLVHAVTLKSVLYGGIAARAAQVPAYVAAISGLGYVFIQGTGKRRVLRSLALVLYRLALGHPRSRVIFQNPADRDVLVQAGAVRPTQVVMLRGSGVDLGRFSPAPWPDGPITVAMASRLLHDKGVREFIEAARLSAARGEALRWCLAGSLDLDNPASVQPAELQAWQAEGIVDYVGECPDVAGFYAQAHIVTLPSYREGLPKSLIEAAACGRPVVTTDVPGCRDVIEPNVSGLLVPVRDAQALADAIGRLARDAELRMQMGAAGRALAERDYGLQSIVQGHLAVYGELLGR; from the coding sequence GTGGATGCCGCGCCGCGCCGCGTGCTCTTTTTCATCACCAACCCCGCCTTTCTGGTGTCGCACCGGCTGCCCGTGGCGTTGGCCGCGCGGGATGCCGGATACGAGGTGCACGTGGCGTCTATGGGGGGGCCTGCTGTCGCCCAGTTGGAATCCCTGGGGCTGACGCATCACGTCTTGCCCATGTCGCGCACCAGCATGCGACCCTGGACCGAAGCCCGCAGCCTATGGGCCGTCTGGCGCCTGTTTCGCCGGGTACGGCCCGATCTGGTGCATGCCGTGACCTTGAAGTCCGTGCTATATGGCGGGATCGCTGCGCGCGCGGCACAAGTGCCAGCCTATGTGGCGGCGATCTCCGGCCTGGGCTACGTGTTTATTCAGGGCACCGGCAAGCGCCGGGTACTGCGTTCTTTGGCCTTGGTTTTATATCGTCTGGCCCTGGGGCATCCACGCAGTCGGGTGATTTTCCAGAATCCGGCCGATCGCGATGTGCTGGTGCAGGCGGGGGCGGTGCGTCCGACGCAAGTCGTCATGCTGCGCGGTTCCGGGGTGGATCTGGGTCGTTTCTCTCCGGCGCCCTGGCCGGATGGACCCATCACAGTCGCCATGGCCTCGCGCTTGTTGCACGACAAGGGGGTGCGCGAATTCATTGAGGCCGCACGCCTGTCGGCAGCCCGGGGTGAAGCCCTGCGCTGGTGTCTGGCAGGCAGCCTGGACCTGGATAACCCGGCATCGGTACAGCCCGCCGAACTGCAGGCCTGGCAGGCCGAGGGGATCGTGGACTATGTGGGCGAATGCCCGGATGTGGCGGGTTTTTATGCCCAGGCGCATATTGTCACCTTGCCGTCTTACCGCGAGGGCTTGCCTAAATCCCTGATCGAGGCCGCAGCTTGTGGCCGTCCGGTGGTGACCACCGATGTGCCGGGTTGCCGGGATGTGATCGAGCCCAATGTCAGTGGGCTGCTGGTGCCGGTGCGCGATGCCCAGGCGCTGGCCGATGCCATCGGCCGCCTGGCCCGGGATGCTGAATTGCGCATGCAAATGGGGGCGGCAGGCCGGGCGTTGGCTGAGCGCGACTATGGCCTGCAAAGTATTGTGCAGGGACATCTGGCCGTGTATGGCGAGCTGCTGGGCCGTTGA